One Sanguibacter keddieii DSM 10542 genomic window carries:
- a CDS encoding extracellular solute-binding protein — MSSAPIGHRLSTPLSRRGFLSLTGLAAMTVTLASCSGGGGGGGRPNPREAKALALPTYVAPREVPGGIVSAVEGMPTIYTQPIQEYYDSVTAAPLSGGKVTTFQVLWGAPPQSAPANEYWAGLNERLGGTFEPTLVAFDTYNEKMATTIASGNVPDLLFVQDTNAVAAKAINDGVFADLSEALAGDEVLRWPNLANVGSNAWKASAKNGHLFGIPNEDPYLTNFPAIRWDLMAAAGFDEMPADAEGFLEMMTAVADLRSVNGKQHWGIGAFDGKLQAVVEWMFRAGTTWQLDDSGKLVNVIETDAYADVLEYHTRLWKAGVYHPDALALATQGNKAAEMFTNGQLALTVDSFNGYFGANILRDTVDITEGADPRMFVPPAFDGGEIVVQRNDGYWGMVSISARAAEDPERLAELLDVINYWRAPDGSTEALFIHTGAEGYNYELGEGNAIVDLGDETANNDRAALQWLGAFKSPSFVVAPASLEFVENFQQSLEPLVAATVPSPVVGLYNEPNVSEGAKLSAVDTDYRNGIVSGRMSLDQLDEYRDAWRKAGGDQVREAYETALAEQA, encoded by the coding sequence ATGTCCTCGGCACCCATCGGTCACCGACTCAGCACACCTCTCAGCCGACGCGGCTTCCTCAGCCTCACCGGTCTCGCGGCGATGACCGTGACCCTCGCCTCGTGCTCCGGCGGCGGAGGTGGCGGAGGACGCCCGAACCCCCGCGAGGCCAAGGCCCTCGCCCTCCCCACCTACGTCGCGCCGCGCGAGGTCCCCGGCGGCATCGTCAGCGCGGTCGAGGGCATGCCGACCATCTACACCCAGCCCATCCAGGAGTACTACGACTCCGTGACCGCAGCGCCGCTCTCGGGCGGGAAGGTCACGACCTTCCAGGTCCTGTGGGGCGCACCGCCCCAGTCCGCCCCCGCCAACGAGTACTGGGCCGGGCTGAACGAGCGCCTCGGCGGGACCTTCGAGCCCACCCTGGTCGCCTTCGACACCTACAACGAGAAGATGGCCACGACCATCGCCTCGGGCAACGTCCCCGACCTCCTGTTCGTCCAGGACACCAACGCCGTCGCCGCCAAGGCGATCAACGACGGCGTGTTCGCCGACCTCTCCGAGGCGCTCGCCGGCGACGAGGTCCTGCGCTGGCCCAACCTCGCCAACGTCGGGTCGAACGCCTGGAAGGCCTCGGCCAAGAACGGGCACCTGTTCGGCATCCCGAACGAAGACCCGTACCTCACCAACTTCCCCGCGATCCGCTGGGACCTCATGGCCGCGGCCGGCTTCGACGAGATGCCGGCCGACGCCGAGGGCTTCCTCGAGATGATGACCGCCGTGGCCGACCTCAGGTCGGTGAACGGCAAGCAGCACTGGGGCATCGGCGCCTTCGACGGCAAGCTCCAGGCCGTCGTCGAGTGGATGTTCCGGGCCGGGACCACGTGGCAGCTCGACGACTCGGGCAAGCTCGTCAACGTCATCGAGACCGACGCCTACGCCGACGTCCTCGAGTACCACACCAGGCTCTGGAAGGCCGGGGTCTACCACCCTGACGCCCTGGCGCTCGCGACGCAGGGCAACAAGGCCGCCGAGATGTTCACCAACGGCCAGCTCGCCCTCACCGTCGACTCCTTCAACGGGTACTTCGGCGCCAACATCCTGCGCGACACCGTCGACATCACCGAGGGGGCCGACCCGCGCATGTTCGTCCCGCCGGCCTTCGACGGCGGCGAGATCGTCGTGCAGCGCAACGACGGCTACTGGGGCATGGTCTCGATCTCGGCGAGGGCCGCCGAGGACCCGGAGCGCCTCGCGGAGCTGCTCGACGTCATCAACTACTGGCGCGCGCCCGACGGCAGCACCGAGGCCCTGTTCATCCACACCGGCGCCGAGGGCTACAACTACGAGCTCGGCGAGGGCAATGCGATCGTCGACCTCGGCGACGAGACCGCCAACAACGACCGCGCCGCGCTCCAGTGGCTCGGTGCGTTCAAGTCGCCGTCCTTCGTCGTGGCACCCGCCTCGCTCGAGTTCGTCGAGAACTTCCAGCAGTCCCTCGAGCCGCTGGTCGCGGCGACCGTGCCCAGCCCCGTCGTCGGCCTCTACAACGAGCCCAACGTGAGCGAGGGCGCCAAGCTCTCCGCGGTCGACACCGACTACCGCAACGGCATCGTGTCCGGGCGCATGTCGCTCGACCAGCTCGACGAGTACCGCGACGCCTGGCGCAAGGCCGGCGGCGACCAGGTCCGCGAGGCGTACGAGACCGCCCTCGCCGAGCAGGCCTGA